The following DNA comes from Leishmania mexicana MHOM/GT/2001/U1103 complete genome, chromosome 8.
GACGACAtcccctaaccctaaccctaaccctaaccctaaccctaaccctaaccctaaccctaaccctaaccctaaccctaaccctaaccctaaccctaaccctaaccctaaccctaaccctaaccctaaccctaaccctaaccctaaccctaaccctaaccctaaccctaaccctaaccctaaccctaaccctaaccctaaccctaaccctaaccctaaccctaaccctaaccctaaccctaaccctaacccgtaccctcccccgtaccataacacacgcacacaacaacctttaatagaccacacacaccaagggaTAGCAGGAACACATCCACAGCCATAACCAcaaccatcaccatcacaaTCCTGCACACAGGTTTGCTTATAACGCAGGATCAGCGCCAACAACTCACAATACACACAAATACAGCAGCAGGTTAAACATTCACAACATGCAGTGTAGCCAGCGCAGTCGGGCAGTGGGCGTTCCTCTTCATGCCCACTACGTCACAGAGGCAAGGCGCGCAACCACACACAacctaaccctaacccgtacACCAGTGCACGCACCCTCTACCCTGGTGAGTAGCCATCAAGTCACTGTAGACCAATGCAATTATAGGTTCATGAGCAAGTGCAATCCATGGAGATTGTGCATCCGCAGACCCGCGCTATCGTGACCGCAGAAACTCCTTGAAGGAGGGTCAAGGTTCAGTACAGGAACGAATTTATGTCGTTTTCGAGAAGAGTCTGCACAGAGAGGAATGGATGAGGGCTAATTGGTGCTCCGGTATAATAATAAGAAAATGCGTGACTGCTCACGGAATCGCCAAGCGCGGCCGCGCTCGGAAGTGCGAGGGCAACGCCGTAGGGGCGCGTCGTAGAAAACACGCACTCGCcagaaagaaaaacaaggaagaggaggcggtaGGGCGAGTGGAGGGCAGCACATCTCCAGGAGACGAGCAACCGTGTACACAACAAAGATGCATGACGGGCGCTCCCTCTGTTCGTCTCTCCTCTGCGCACTTCGTTAAAGAGCACAGCTCAGGTGTGTGAAAGAGAAAGATGGACGAGCGTGAAGGTCATCCAATGGAGATGTGTTTTCTATACAGCGCGCAGCAAACGGTGCCCGCTTCTCCTAACGAGAGGTTCCCCACCTATTGTTGATGTACGTTTCGTGCGAGCAAAAATGGAACTATCCCTCACATTTCTCTGTCTCCTACTCCGGCGCTCAAACAGAGTTCTCGTGACTAGAGTGCTCCCGACAAGCCTTTAGTAGGTTACCGTAAGCCTTGTGTGACATGGTGGACAAAATCGTTTTCTGTGCCCAtcgcggcagcagtgcggGTATGCCAACATTGTTCGCAGAACTCATGATGAGAAGGGTGCCCGGTGACGACACTGCGCCATCCGACACGCGTTGCTGTGTATCCCTCCATACATCGTAAACGAGCTTAGTGCTCGCCACATCGATCATGCTTCCCATTGTACACAGCGAGCGAAGTTGGTCAGAGTCGCGAAacagctgcgccttggcATCCGCGATCGGGACAAGCAGGATATGTTGGAAATTCACGTCTACCTCTTCACATGGCACAGCCTCGCGATTTCCCTCGAACCACGCACgaagcgctggcgcagctgtcgAAGCCGTCTCGCGCGTGCATTTGGACCCGCTAAAGAGAACGTCGTACATTTTGCTAGCAGTGGCAGTGTCCCTGGACATGGCTGGAGCACCTTCGCCATCGTAGTAGGCGTAGGATAGGCGCTCGTACTGGAATAGCCGGTCAGCCAGCccgaagcggcgcagcaatGGACCGCCGACGCGGTGCGTGAACCAGCCATGGTCGTCGAGCACGAAGCCCGCCACATCTGGGACAAGGGTGCACACATCGCCAGAGCAGCAGGGACGCACCTTCGCCACAGCGGCGAAGGGGCGCCGCAATGCATCGACATTGGCCAGTGTACAAAGGCATTTTCCAGAGAACTGCTCAAAATTGGTGTAGTTGCAGTCCCAcccgcgccgcagcggcacattGGTGAGATGCTCGTACACGGTCGTACTTGAGATCCCGGGGAAGAATCCGACGATGCGTATCAGAGGTGACTTCTCACCACTTGAAGCCGCGTATTCGGCACGGAGTCGGAGAAtctgcagctgcactgcGTTTGTCTGGTAGCCTTGGCGAAAGTCGTCGCATTCGATTTCCCACGGAATGCCCTGATCCTGAAGTCGCATGCTGGCAACAGCgtctgccgtggcggcggcgggtcCCTCGAAGACGGAAGAGGCCAACGCGGGAGCTCGCTGCGCATAGTGGGCGAAGGCAAGTGCACACCCAATGACCCCAGTCGCGGTCGCCCGAAGAAGCGTAGAGAAAGGGGGCATGACTCCGAGCTTCCGTCATAGAAAGGCTCGCAAAGACGTCTTTTACTCGGTGAACGTTGTCCAACAGACTCACTGGCAAGAGGTTGAGCGCTTGTGTGACGACGACAGCTccaaagagagagaaagggagggtAAGAACGTGAGTAGCGACAACAACAgcgacagaaaaaaaggcgacCCGTGCGGAGCACAGAGAAGGGGATAGGGCCGGCCCCTTAAAAAATTCTACATCATCTTGCCAACATGACGCACGGTGCCCCTGTAGAAACGGGCTCCTTTACCTTTacggcccctccccctccgcgtTCCTTGCCGCTTGTGACCCTATCAAGCGGAGGTGAAAAGGACAACACGATTGGCTACCAGTTGTCCAGCAGGCGCgaggaagacggagaaggagaaacAGCATTCACAACGTCCTGTCTCGAACGTGTGTCTGAGAGGCGTGACATCCCCACTGCTTCTCAGGTAGGCGCAGGCAGGCGCCATTCACGGTGCACAAGGATCACAGATGTGCCCCCTCATCGCCtgtctttctctttttttaTAAACGCGCATGAGAATCTCTCACTAGCAAATAAAAATAAAATAAAATGCAAAAGAGGCAAACATGCCGTCACGGGTTTACGCCTTGGATTGGCCAAACTTGCGGATCTGAACCTGGAAGGCCAGGGAGTCAGCGAACTTGTGACCCCTGCGTGTCAGGCGTTGACCAGACTGCGCACCAGGCTCCACGAGGCCGAGCTTCGTCAGCGACTTGCAGGCCCAGTGGAGCGGACCGGTAGAGGAGGTCACGGTGTGCTCGGGGCGGCTGCCGTAGTTCTTCTTGTTGCCGAAGCGCTTGCTCAGGCCACCGTAACCCACGCCAGGGCGCAGGTAGATGGCGCgcaggacggcggcgcagcggatgTAGTACCAGTCCGGGTTCTGCGGCGCGCGCTCGCGGCCGTGGGAGCTCTTCATGATCTCGGTGCAGTTCGGCACAAAGATCTTGCCCTCCTGCTTGAAGTGGCGCGCAGCCGTCTTGATCCAGCGCCAGGCGCTGACGTCCTTCAGGGTCGCACCCTTCCTCTTGCCGACGCGACGGATCTTGTTCCTCGGTGCAGTCATGTTTGGATACAATGCTGCCGTGCGTGCTTTGTTTTAGGGGGACGGTGAAGTGAACGTATTTCGCGGTGTGCAAGAAGAAAAGAGTGCATCGCCGAGGTTGGCAAGTTTAGACAACAAGTAGGCGGTAAAAGAAAGTGTGCGGAGCCGTGCAATTGTCGGtgcaacaaaaaaaaagaaagggaaagTAAGCACATCACATGAAGGGACGTACGAATAGTAGAAACATGAGGGCTGCTCCCTCCAAGAGGAAGTAGGGCGAAGCGGGGCGCACTTCCCCATGAGAACCCGGGACCCTACCCAAGACATCGCTGATGAGACTCCCAAAGCGTGGGAAGCACTCGCACACGAAGTCGCACGAATATGTTTTACATGATGCAGAAGTGGTAAAGAGGTGTCGACCCGCGATTAGAGCGCACAGACACCACAAGCGCCCTTTTCTTCGGCTACTTCGTGTTGATTTCAGTGTGTCTTTCCTCGTGACACATGACAGCAggcgacgctggaggaggtccCTCCCTATACTATATCGCGCATAATCTTTGAGACAATGTCATCGCGCTCCACGTCGCCTTTGCCCTCGTTGAACTCACGCGCGAAATCGTCGATGGAGTGAAACAGCGCCTCGATGGCGTCGCGGTCGCTCTGACAGAGGGCGCccgtctcctcgtccacgGAGGAGGTTTCGCAAGCAGAGAAAGGCGCGTCACCACGagccgcggcagaggtgggCAGGGCGTGCCCGTCAGCGGCATCGTGATAGTCCTCGGAGAGAAGTCCGTAGCGGCGCCGCAAGACGGATAGCTCAATAAGCAGTAGGCGACGAAAGGCACTGGAACCCTCGTCAGACAAACCTCTCTCAGGGTCTGATTTTGCTGGTTTTGCCATTGTTAGCATCGCTTCTGCGTTTCATGACGTTGGTGGCGCACAAACGTGAAAAGGAGGAGCCGaacagaggaagaagagagactCAACAGGAAGAAGGGAAACGCTGACACCTGCCGCGGCGTACGCAGCGAAACCCCTGACAAGgcagaaaagagagagaacaactGGGTACCCCACGGGTGGAGAGCCACGCAAGAAAACGGCGGCAGACGTATGTGCTTGCGTTGCAGGTAAATACGCGAGGTGATATTTCGAGCCTCCTTCGAACTCCGCTCATTACCTCTTCCACAGCGTTCATGATCACCACTATTCTTTGATGACGCTCCCTagttttcttttccttttttgaAGCGCAGCAGAGTGTAGTCGCAGAGCAGAAGAAAATTCAGCGGGTTAAAGAGAAGAAACGCAAAGAAACAGAATCAAAGGGTCTCCGAGGCGGTGAAAATACTATCGTTGGGGTAGCACCTGGAGTAAACGTTCAGTGGCGCAGTAGTGCAAAGGGCGCGGATGAGAAAGAGAGGATTCCCAAGGGCGTCGAACACCTCGACACCGATGGCGCCGTCAAGGGTAGAAAATCCGCAGTTCGCGTAGTCCTGCACGGTGCCCCATATACTGCACCAGAACCCGCTTCGGTAACACTCCCACCGCAGACGCGACTCCACACACGCGTCGAAGGCGCGTCGAGTTTGCACGTTAATGGGCGAAAAAATGCGTAAAAAGGATAAGCACGCTATCAAGGAGAGATCAGCGTGTGGTTGTGCTCGAAACTCGCCGAGATTGGCGTAACgggccgtcgtcgccgtcccgCAACTCAGCTCTACAAACATGTTCGGGTTTTCATACACCTCGCAGACATGGGGCGAGTTCGCAGGCAGGCAACCCGTAGAGAGCCCAGCAAGAGCGTTTCGAAAGTGGCTCTCTAACTGCGGTTGCGTTAACCAAAATGGAGAGGTGTACGAGTTCTTCCGCGTGAGTTCGGTAAGGCGCACCGCTTCTACTTCAACGTCCGTCAGGCAGGTCCCGCTACACGAGAGAAAGTCGGAGAAGTCGACGTGCAGCTTTACATCGCCAGAGTTTCGAGAAACCATCCTTAGCCGTCTCCCATGCGTCATAATCACCTGAGCTTCCGCGATTGACGTGGAGGCACGTAACTGCACACTAGAGAGAGGGCAAAACGGAGCCGGGTTCTCGCCATTCCCGCGGAGTTGGCTGCGTAGCTGAAGCCTCTGGGCTGACGTCGTCAGTATTTTGAGGGAGCTCTCTGTCTCCTTTGTTTCTGCGATAAGGCGAGAAAGCCACCACGGGCAAGACCGCCCTATGACATCCTTTAGCATACCAGCATTAGAGTTGGACATGAATAGTGCAAGTATGTTGACGCGTACATGCCCCCTGTGCGCAAGGGAGCCGGTGCGTTCATGATCAATGAAAAAGCCAACGATTCACAAGGAGGAGCAAGGAAGCAGCGGAGGAAAACAAGCAGAGTAGGGACGTCGTGAAAAACAATATAAGCGCCAACGTGAGGCAGGAAGGAGGAGCGGCTACACTAACGGAATGGCGCTCCAATCCGAGAAAGACAAAGCCGGACGGGGCATGttgtgtgcacgtgtcgTTGATCTGTCAAGCTCTCGGCACGTCCGCAAGCGGAATGGTTACGTTGCCGCACTCATCTCACGTGAACACGACAAGATGCCGTTTCAACCTGCCCGTCTTTGGCAGCGTCTCTGCGGCATAAGGGGGAATTAAGGATGGCGAAAGGAATCCTTCCGGCAAGCGGCCTGTGGGGCGCCTTTCCTCTCActatcaccaccaccaccttgtCGCCCCGAGTGAGAGAAGGGTCTGAGTACTCATGACCTCCCCAAGACGCGAAAGTACAGATGTGTATGTATGTTAttacttttttttcgttcacGGAACTCCATCTCTCACGTTAGGCGAAGCgactatatatatatatatcaatatatatatatatatcaaaggaaagacaaaacaaaaagaagcTCTGGGGTTACTGCAAAGGCAACAACATACACAACGGAATGACGCACAGAACTGcgaaagggaaagaaaaggtgAAAAACATAATCAAGAACAGATTTCTCGTGGTGcatctttctttttctcgttTCATTTTCGCTCACTGCGAAAAAGAGTCGCTTCATTATTGACCATTTCATATTTCTTTTCCGTTACCTTCTTCAAGGAGGAAGAAAGGGAAGGAAAATGAATGCAGATCTCATCGCTTTCTTCGGACGTTTTTCGTGTGTCTTTCTTGCGGAAGACTGAGGCCGGAAGTTACcttgtctttcttttttcttggTATGCTGCGTGATTATAGTACTTCAAAAGCAAAGGAAGCTCAGCCacacaggaaaaaaaaacgaaaacgcgGAGAACGaacggaaagaaaagggcACTGAAGGACATGaatgaaaagaaaaaaggcaGAGGACAAGTCAACGACCATTGTCTGCAATCCAAAGCAATAGGCTAACGACACAAGGAGAGGATGACTCCTGTAGTCAAGACCTGATGTACTGTTTCGTCTTTAATAGTATCTTtccctcgtttttttttcgtatgTGCTCGCTTTACGGACTCTACCGCTTTTGCTTTGTGGAATGCGTTCAtgcttctgtttttttttttcgtgtgcaTGTTCGCGTCTTTTCCTCGGTCACCGTCGGGATGTTTTCGGCGCcactctcacacacacacacaaagggcACGTTATCCCTTCTCTCATCAACACTACACAACACCGCCCCTCGTTCGCGCTCTGTTTTTCGGAGCCAACGGAGGAAGAAGCGTGAATACGAGAGGAGCAAGATATCCATTCGAGTTAAAAACCAACGTCGACACTTTGGCGTGGGGCCCAGTTTCTCCCCTCACCCTGCTCGCGCGGACATCCACGATGCGGCGCGAAGCAGCGCGAAGACAATGGAGAGATGAGCAAAAGCAAAGCAGTCTCTTTACGAAGTGAACTATTGTGCGTTaacgtgtttgtgtgtgtgtgtgtgtgtgtgtttcatTGTGGACTGTGGAGAAGCCCTTTTAGCTTGTTTGCTTGAAGAGAGAGATTACGCGAAGAACGGGAGAATGTGCGTTCGTTTCAAGAGAGTGGATATCACTCACGCAAAAACGAGCTGTTACCCGGCCACCGCTAAGCTACACCAAAGGGGGGAAAAAGGGGGTCATGAAACGGAAGCGATGTCTGTCATCTCGTTTTCATACAGCACTTCCACCAAAATACATCCCTAGCATTTGAACATACATAGATGCGAGCGCACAAACAGCAGCAAACTCATACTCCCACAGAGACATATTGATGAGACTGTGGGCGCCTCATAATGCACAGGCGAGTCACAACGCACGGAACATTGACCGACATCCATGAGCGGACGCGTGAGTCAGAGTTTCAAGAAAGAgcacagaaaaagaaagtgaAAATGCACCGAGATCACCCGCTAGTAGTCGACCGTTGTTTgtcaagaaaaaaaaaactgagTGGTTTCCGGTTTGGTTGCTTGTGGCTTGGGTTTCTGCGTTGATAGCGATCTCTATATGTTCTTTGTTCGggtggagggcggaggaCGCAGCTTCAACAAAACGTTAAGGAGGACAAGCATTGCACAAGAAAAAACGATAGAGCCACCGGAGAAACAGAGGGAACGCAATTTACAAATCAGAGCAATCCACAAGACGATAATCGCAGGAAAACACACGGAGACGTCTCAACCAACACAAGCGCGCAaacatgcatacacacagatGCAGCTAATCCACAAACACAAAAAGGGGCAAAGCATGGCAAGCTCCGTAACGATTAATCTTCACAGGAGAACAGAAAAGAGATGACGTCAATGAATCATATGTAAGTCTTTTTCCGTGCCGACGCCTTCTGTGTCCCTCATGGATACGTATTCCCGTGTGAGGACAGAGGCGTTTCGCCGTCAACCATGTAAAGCTAAATACACAAGCGAGAAGGAAAAAAGTAggtgagggaagggggaaaagaAGTAGACCACGTGAaggagaaacagagagaaaagTACACATATGcgaacgcacacacacacacaaaataAAAGGCATGTATGAGTGAGGAAAGTTGAGGTCTAATGTAAGAAAAAAGAGGATAAACACCGTATCGTTACCTTCAATTCCTTTTCATGAGCGACATAGGTGAATCACACTTTAGTCGTCGTGCCACCGTCGACCCAGCACGACACCCCACAAAAGAACAAAGCTCACCATCGTTGTGGGGCAACCTCTAAGCtacggaaaacaaaaaaaagcatggTAGTGTTTCCTTCTTTGTGTGTTTTCCTGTGCGTTTCTCGTCACAAGGTTCACGATGCAAGAGCCAtaggcacacacatacctACACAAGCACGGAAACGACTAGGGGAAAagagaacagaaaaaagggagaacaccagatggaaaaaaaaagaaaaactaCCTCACACAACCACAGTCTGTtagagaaaaggagaggaaaagaaacTGTTTATCTGGGTgtgagaaaaaaaatgagaaCGAGCACAAGACGACGTTCATCAGAGAAGTGGAGAGGAACGAAAACGTGaaacagacagacagacacataGTGAGAGCCACatgcacaggcgcacacagagacgaGCAACCACTAAAAACAAACAAGACCACAACCATACTCTAACAACCCGAAATTTGGATGTCACTCGTGCACAATGAAGACACACCACAAGCCGAGAAAACCACGCCTACCGTCCTGGTTGCCTCCGATATTATGTCAAAACAgtacagagagaaaaaacaGAGAATGAACCAAAATACGGCAACAGGCAAGCACAAAGCGAAAACAGTAACAGAAAacggaagaagagaaagcggAGGAAAAAAGGGAACCTATAAAAGCGGGCAACGGGTATTCGTCGAAGCACAGAAAgcaaggaagaggggggggtagaccaaaacagaagaggaagaaaaacAGAGGGAAAAAAGAATCAAGGGAAGAAGCTAAAACAGGAGTAGAAATAGAAACCAAGGAGAAAAGACACGGCCGCGCGCGCTGACACAGACGCAAACGGTGAGTAAAAAGGAAAATCTTCCAAGagaggaaaaggaagaggTAGAGAAAGGAAGCTAAAATAAAAAAGAGAATACCATTTCTCTTCAAAGGAAGACCACTGGAAAGAGGGTTACAAACaaaaacgaaacgaaaacAGGGGAAGAGGTGAACAAGGGAGCGAAAAGAGGGGCATGCCCAAAGAAGCTGGAGAAGTAAAACGGTGGCGCAGGGACAACGAGAGTTACACACACGAACAGCGAGGCTAATCAAATAGAGCATCGTATATATAAACATACATGTGTATACAAATAGAAAT
Coding sequences within:
- a CDS encoding 40S ribosomal protein S19-like protein → MTAPRNKIRRVGKRKGATLKDVSAWRWIKTAARHFKQEGKIFVPNCTEIMKSSHGRERAPQNPDWYYIRCAAVLRAIYLRPGVGYGGLSKRFGNKKNYGSRPEHTVTSSTGPLHWACKSLTKLGLVEPGAQSGQRLTRRGHKFADSLAFQVQIRKFGQSKA